Proteins from one Rosa chinensis cultivar Old Blush chromosome 7, RchiOBHm-V2, whole genome shotgun sequence genomic window:
- the LOC112176500 gene encoding protein NLP6 isoform X1 → MSDPEEDRAPAIFPKSKNLDAMDFDIDVSWPLDQIQFLSNPTSPLLFSPADDPCSPLWAFPDVDHDKLAGGGGRALPDPAQFVSGQSLGVHLSRRSKFRDFKDANPVVEKPRENEDNRMLPSPFSGLDPNPDGYFLIKERITQALRYLKESSDQHVLAQVWAPVKDGSRYVLTTSGQPFVLDPHDGLHQYRMVSLMYMFSVDGENDGVLGLPGRVFQQKMPEWTPNVQYYSIKEYPRLDHAQHYNVQGTLALPIFEPSGRSCIGVIELIMTSQKINYAPEVDKICKALEAVCLKSSEILDHTSTQIQIRNEGRQNALTEILEILTMVCETHKLPLAQTWVPCMHRNVLAYGGGMKKSCTSFDGSCMEQVCMSTTDVAVYIVDAHMWGFREACVEHHLQKGQGVAGRAFLSRNACFCRDISQFRKTEYPLVHYARMFELTSSFAICLQSTHTGNDDYILEFFLPPSIRDSCEQQTLLGSILAIVKDHCQNLKVASGIGLAEEGTVEIVQASINEGLDSRLECIQIPCSMEPLPGSSLPNREEMVRLNPAKPQLMVDIDAINDERNAVHNGGKNNISVPENKDIKKTSERKRGKTEKSISLEVLQQYFAGSLKDAAKSLGVCPTTMKRICRQHGISRWPSRKINKVNRSLSKLKLVIESVQGGEGAFGLSPLTTSPLTGAVGSISRPYTSSQPYEVQGEKKDSPSSSTPGREGQAGIEDPLQDIGNGSNSSKTGSGSREASTGTPTSHGSCQGSPANGSAMVKDPFVSSIQEQFVEVDRSPESAFRPPEELYVPVPCSIPDALLMTEPEEPYRGMLLEDAGSSKDLRNLCPFTDITVHEQVPEVFWTDPQCPDSAPNQSMSTLAYTMPHNTSLQEMRSVTIKAAYKDDIIRFRISMSSCIVDLKEEVAKRLKLEVGTFDMKYMDDDLEWVLIACDADLQECMEICRSSGSNMIRLSVHDILSNLGSSSESTEE, encoded by the exons ATGTCCGACCCCGAAGAGGACCGAGCTCCCGCCATTTTCCCCAAGTCAAAGAACCTGGACGCCATGGACTTTGATATCGACGTTTCCTGGCCCTTGGATCAGATCCAGTTCCTCTCTAATCCCACCTCCCCGCTTCTCTTCTCCCCCGCCGACGACCCCTGTTCCCCTCTCTGGGCCTTTCCCGATGTCGATCATGACAAGCTCGCCGGCGGAGGAGGCCGAGCTCTTCCCGACCCGGCCCAATTCGTTTCCG GACAAAGTTTGGGAGTTCATTTATCTAGAAGATCAAAGTTTCGGGATTTCAAAG ATGCTAATCCGGTTGTGGAGAAGCCAAGAGAGAATGAGGACAACAGAATGCTTCCATCCCCATTTTCGGGACTGGACCCAAATCCAGATGGTTATTTTCTAATTAAGGAGAGAATCACTCAAGCACTGCGGTACCTCAAGGAGTCGAGTGATCAACATGTACTAGCTCAGGTTTGGGCACCGGTGAAGGATGGAAGTCGGTATGTACTCACAACCTCAGGGCAACCCTTTGTGCTGGATCCACATGATGGACTTCATCAGTATAGGATGGTTTCTCTGATGTATATGTTTTCTGTGGATGGGGAGAATGATGGAGTGCTTGGACTTCCTGGCCGTGTTTTCCAGCAAAAGATGCCCGAATGGACTCCAAATGTTCAGTACTACTCCATCAAAGAGTATCCACGGCTTGATCATGCTCAGCACTACAATGTTCAGGGAACCTTAGCTTTGCCCATATTTGAACCCTCTGGGCGGTCCTGTATTGGTGTAATTGAGCTCATAATGACTTCTCAGAAGATCAACTATGCTCCTGAGGTTGATAAAATTTGCAAAGCACTTGAG GCAGTATGCTTGAAAAGTTCAGAGATATTGGATCATACAAGCACACAG ATCCAGATACGCAATGAAGGTCGCCAAAATGCATTAACTGAAATCTTGGAGATACTGACAATGGTATGTGAAACTCATAAATTACCACTGGCTCAGACATGGGTTCCATGTATGCATCGCAATGTTTTGGCTTATGGTGGTGGCATGAAGAAGAGCTGTACAAGCTTTGATGGCAGCTGCATGGAACAGGTCTGCATGTCCACAACAGATGTGGCAGTCTACATTGTAGATGCTCACATGTGGGGTTTTCGAGAGGCCTGTGTAGAGCATCACTTACAAAAGGGTCAAGGGGTTGCTGGGAGGGCATTTTTGTCCCGTAATGCATGCTTCTGCAGAGACATTAGCCAGTTCCGCAAAACAGAATACCCTTTAGTACACTACGCACGCATGTTTGAGTTAACCAGCTCATTTGCAATCTGTTTACAGAGCACTCACACTGGAAATGATGATTACATTCTAGAATTTTTTCTGCCGCCTAGCATCAGAGACAGTTGTGAACAGCAGACTTTATTGGGCTCCATATTGGCTATAGTGAAAGATCATTGCCAGAATCTTAAGGTTGCTTCTGGAATTGGACTTGCAGAGGAAGGAACAGTTGAGATTGTTCAAGCTTCTATAAATGAGGGACTTGACTCAAGACTTGAATGCATACAGATACCCTGTTCCATGGAGCCACTTCCAGGGTCTTCCTTACCTAACAGAGAAGAGATGGTGCGCCTAAATCCAGCAAAACCACAGTTAATGGTGGACATTGATGCTATTAATGATGAGAGGAATGCAGTTCACAACGGTGGAAAAAACAACATTTCTGTTCCCGAGAATAAAGACATAAAAAAGACATCAGAGAGGAAGCGTGGGAAAACTGAGAAATCAATTAGTCTAGAGGTTCTTCAACAATATTTTGCTGGGAGTCTTAAAGATGCTGCAAAGAGCCTTGGAG tTTGTCCTACCACAATGAAGCGCATCTGTAGGCAGCATGGAATCTCCCGCTGGCCATCTCGCAAGATCAACAAGGTCAACCGTTCTCTCAGTAAGCTAAAGCTTGTAATTGAATCTGTCCAAGGTGGTGAAGGAGCATTTGGTTTGAGTCCTCTTACTACAAGTCCACTTACTGGTGCTGTTGGCTCCATTTCTCGACCTTATACAAGCTCTCAACCCTATGAAGTTCagggagaaaagaaagattcaCCCAGCTCTAGTACACCAGGAAGAGAGGGACAGGCTGGGATAGAAGATCCATTGCAAGATATTGGTAATGGCTCAAACTCATCCAAAACAGGTAGTGGCTCAAGGGAGGCGAGTACTGGTACCCCTACTTCTCATGGTTCATGCCAAGGTAGTCCGGCAAATGGAAGTGCAATGGTAAAGGACCCCTTTGTTTCTTCCATCCAGGAGCAATTCGTTGAAGTTGATCGCTCCCCTGAATCTGCATTTCGACCACCAGAGGAACTGTATGTACCAGTTCCGTGTTCAATACCAGATGCTCTCCTCATGACAGAACCTGAAGAACCATATAGAGGAATGCTACTAGAGGATGCTGGAAGTTCAAAAGACTTGAGAAATCTGTGTCCTTTTACCGATATAACTGTGCATGAGCAAGTTCCAGAAGTTTTCTGGACAGACCCCCAATGTCCTGATTCGGCTCCTAACCAATCCATGTCTACTCTTGCTTACACAATGCCTCATAACACATCTttacaagaaatgaggagtgtaACCATAAAGGCAGCATATAAAGATGATATCATTAGGTTTCGGATCTCTATGAGTTCTTGTATAGTAGATTTGAAAGAGGAAGTGGCAAAGAGATTAAAGTTGGAAGTGGGCACATTTGATATGAAGTATATGGATGATGACCTTGAGTGGGTTCTGATAGCTTGTGATGCAGACCTGCAGGAATGCATGGAAATTTGCAGATCATCAGGCAGCAATATGATCAGACTCTCTGTTCATGACATTCTGTCCAATCTTGGAAGCTCTTCTGAGAGCACTGAGGAATGA
- the LOC112176500 gene encoding protein NLP6 isoform X2, whose translation MSDPEEDRAPAIFPKSKNLDAMDFDIDVSWPLDQIQFLSNPTSPLLFSPADDPCSPLWAFPDVDHDKLAGGGGRALPDPAQFVSDANPVVEKPRENEDNRMLPSPFSGLDPNPDGYFLIKERITQALRYLKESSDQHVLAQVWAPVKDGSRYVLTTSGQPFVLDPHDGLHQYRMVSLMYMFSVDGENDGVLGLPGRVFQQKMPEWTPNVQYYSIKEYPRLDHAQHYNVQGTLALPIFEPSGRSCIGVIELIMTSQKINYAPEVDKICKALEAVCLKSSEILDHTSTQIQIRNEGRQNALTEILEILTMVCETHKLPLAQTWVPCMHRNVLAYGGGMKKSCTSFDGSCMEQVCMSTTDVAVYIVDAHMWGFREACVEHHLQKGQGVAGRAFLSRNACFCRDISQFRKTEYPLVHYARMFELTSSFAICLQSTHTGNDDYILEFFLPPSIRDSCEQQTLLGSILAIVKDHCQNLKVASGIGLAEEGTVEIVQASINEGLDSRLECIQIPCSMEPLPGSSLPNREEMVRLNPAKPQLMVDIDAINDERNAVHNGGKNNISVPENKDIKKTSERKRGKTEKSISLEVLQQYFAGSLKDAAKSLGVCPTTMKRICRQHGISRWPSRKINKVNRSLSKLKLVIESVQGGEGAFGLSPLTTSPLTGAVGSISRPYTSSQPYEVQGEKKDSPSSSTPGREGQAGIEDPLQDIGNGSNSSKTGSGSREASTGTPTSHGSCQGSPANGSAMVKDPFVSSIQEQFVEVDRSPESAFRPPEELYVPVPCSIPDALLMTEPEEPYRGMLLEDAGSSKDLRNLCPFTDITVHEQVPEVFWTDPQCPDSAPNQSMSTLAYTMPHNTSLQEMRSVTIKAAYKDDIIRFRISMSSCIVDLKEEVAKRLKLEVGTFDMKYMDDDLEWVLIACDADLQECMEICRSSGSNMIRLSVHDILSNLGSSSESTEE comes from the exons ATGTCCGACCCCGAAGAGGACCGAGCTCCCGCCATTTTCCCCAAGTCAAAGAACCTGGACGCCATGGACTTTGATATCGACGTTTCCTGGCCCTTGGATCAGATCCAGTTCCTCTCTAATCCCACCTCCCCGCTTCTCTTCTCCCCCGCCGACGACCCCTGTTCCCCTCTCTGGGCCTTTCCCGATGTCGATCATGACAAGCTCGCCGGCGGAGGAGGCCGAGCTCTTCCCGACCCGGCCCAATTCGTTTCCG ATGCTAATCCGGTTGTGGAGAAGCCAAGAGAGAATGAGGACAACAGAATGCTTCCATCCCCATTTTCGGGACTGGACCCAAATCCAGATGGTTATTTTCTAATTAAGGAGAGAATCACTCAAGCACTGCGGTACCTCAAGGAGTCGAGTGATCAACATGTACTAGCTCAGGTTTGGGCACCGGTGAAGGATGGAAGTCGGTATGTACTCACAACCTCAGGGCAACCCTTTGTGCTGGATCCACATGATGGACTTCATCAGTATAGGATGGTTTCTCTGATGTATATGTTTTCTGTGGATGGGGAGAATGATGGAGTGCTTGGACTTCCTGGCCGTGTTTTCCAGCAAAAGATGCCCGAATGGACTCCAAATGTTCAGTACTACTCCATCAAAGAGTATCCACGGCTTGATCATGCTCAGCACTACAATGTTCAGGGAACCTTAGCTTTGCCCATATTTGAACCCTCTGGGCGGTCCTGTATTGGTGTAATTGAGCTCATAATGACTTCTCAGAAGATCAACTATGCTCCTGAGGTTGATAAAATTTGCAAAGCACTTGAG GCAGTATGCTTGAAAAGTTCAGAGATATTGGATCATACAAGCACACAG ATCCAGATACGCAATGAAGGTCGCCAAAATGCATTAACTGAAATCTTGGAGATACTGACAATGGTATGTGAAACTCATAAATTACCACTGGCTCAGACATGGGTTCCATGTATGCATCGCAATGTTTTGGCTTATGGTGGTGGCATGAAGAAGAGCTGTACAAGCTTTGATGGCAGCTGCATGGAACAGGTCTGCATGTCCACAACAGATGTGGCAGTCTACATTGTAGATGCTCACATGTGGGGTTTTCGAGAGGCCTGTGTAGAGCATCACTTACAAAAGGGTCAAGGGGTTGCTGGGAGGGCATTTTTGTCCCGTAATGCATGCTTCTGCAGAGACATTAGCCAGTTCCGCAAAACAGAATACCCTTTAGTACACTACGCACGCATGTTTGAGTTAACCAGCTCATTTGCAATCTGTTTACAGAGCACTCACACTGGAAATGATGATTACATTCTAGAATTTTTTCTGCCGCCTAGCATCAGAGACAGTTGTGAACAGCAGACTTTATTGGGCTCCATATTGGCTATAGTGAAAGATCATTGCCAGAATCTTAAGGTTGCTTCTGGAATTGGACTTGCAGAGGAAGGAACAGTTGAGATTGTTCAAGCTTCTATAAATGAGGGACTTGACTCAAGACTTGAATGCATACAGATACCCTGTTCCATGGAGCCACTTCCAGGGTCTTCCTTACCTAACAGAGAAGAGATGGTGCGCCTAAATCCAGCAAAACCACAGTTAATGGTGGACATTGATGCTATTAATGATGAGAGGAATGCAGTTCACAACGGTGGAAAAAACAACATTTCTGTTCCCGAGAATAAAGACATAAAAAAGACATCAGAGAGGAAGCGTGGGAAAACTGAGAAATCAATTAGTCTAGAGGTTCTTCAACAATATTTTGCTGGGAGTCTTAAAGATGCTGCAAAGAGCCTTGGAG tTTGTCCTACCACAATGAAGCGCATCTGTAGGCAGCATGGAATCTCCCGCTGGCCATCTCGCAAGATCAACAAGGTCAACCGTTCTCTCAGTAAGCTAAAGCTTGTAATTGAATCTGTCCAAGGTGGTGAAGGAGCATTTGGTTTGAGTCCTCTTACTACAAGTCCACTTACTGGTGCTGTTGGCTCCATTTCTCGACCTTATACAAGCTCTCAACCCTATGAAGTTCagggagaaaagaaagattcaCCCAGCTCTAGTACACCAGGAAGAGAGGGACAGGCTGGGATAGAAGATCCATTGCAAGATATTGGTAATGGCTCAAACTCATCCAAAACAGGTAGTGGCTCAAGGGAGGCGAGTACTGGTACCCCTACTTCTCATGGTTCATGCCAAGGTAGTCCGGCAAATGGAAGTGCAATGGTAAAGGACCCCTTTGTTTCTTCCATCCAGGAGCAATTCGTTGAAGTTGATCGCTCCCCTGAATCTGCATTTCGACCACCAGAGGAACTGTATGTACCAGTTCCGTGTTCAATACCAGATGCTCTCCTCATGACAGAACCTGAAGAACCATATAGAGGAATGCTACTAGAGGATGCTGGAAGTTCAAAAGACTTGAGAAATCTGTGTCCTTTTACCGATATAACTGTGCATGAGCAAGTTCCAGAAGTTTTCTGGACAGACCCCCAATGTCCTGATTCGGCTCCTAACCAATCCATGTCTACTCTTGCTTACACAATGCCTCATAACACATCTttacaagaaatgaggagtgtaACCATAAAGGCAGCATATAAAGATGATATCATTAGGTTTCGGATCTCTATGAGTTCTTGTATAGTAGATTTGAAAGAGGAAGTGGCAAAGAGATTAAAGTTGGAAGTGGGCACATTTGATATGAAGTATATGGATGATGACCTTGAGTGGGTTCTGATAGCTTGTGATGCAGACCTGCAGGAATGCATGGAAATTTGCAGATCATCAGGCAGCAATATGATCAGACTCTCTGTTCATGACATTCTGTCCAATCTTGGAAGCTCTTCTGAGAGCACTGAGGAATGA